A segment of the Nostoc sp. TCL26-01 genome:
TGAATTTAGTTATCAATTGTTAGTACTTAATTAACAGTGATTTGTAGATGCACTTACGGAATGTAAATTTTCGGCACAACAGCTTACCATTGACTATTAACTAATAACTAACAACTAAAAATTAATGAAAGTTGTATTTTTTGGCACACCCGAATTTGCTATTCCCACATTAGAAAAATTGCTACTTTACCCGGATTTTGAGGTTTTAGCAGTTGTCACTCAACCTGATAAACGCCGAGAACGTGGGAATAAAATGACACCTTCGCCAGTAAAAACAGTAGCGATCGCTCACAATTTACCAGTATGGCAACCAGAACGCATCAAAAAAGATACTCCTACCCTCACTCAACTGAAAAAATTAGACGCAGATGTGTTTGTTGTTGTTGCCTATGGACAGATTTTGTCACAGAAAATTTTGCAGATGCCAAAGTTGGGGTGTGTCAATGTTCATGGCTCAATTTTGCCCAAGTATCGGGGTGCTGCGCCTATTCAATGGTGTCTGTATAACGGGGAAACAGAAACGGGGATCACCTCAATGTTAATGGATGCAGGGATGGATACTGGGGCAATGTTATTAAAGGCGACTACACCTATTGGCTTGCTAGATAACGCCGATGATTTAGCCCAGAGGCTATCTGTGATTGGTGGAGATTTATTAATAGAAACTCTGCTGAAATTACAACGTGGAGAAATTCAACCAGTGCCTCAAGATCATCAAGCAGCAACCTATGCGTCTCTAATTCAAAAGCAAGATTACGGCTTAGACTGGTCAAAAAGCGCTATTAAACTACACAACCAGATCAGAGGATTTTACCCGAATTGCTACGCTACTTTTCGCAACCAACCCCTAAAGATTACAGCCACTATTCCCCTTGATGCTGACCGAGAGGAGCTACCGCCAGAATTAGAGAAAATATATCAAAAATTGCCTGATTTAGCAAACATATCGGGTAGTCCAGGGGAGGTAGTCAGCATAGTTAAGGGAGTGGGGGCGATCGCTCAAACCGGTGAGGGACTGTTACTCTTAAGAGAAGTACAATTACCAGGTAAACGTCCCCAGTCAGGCTGGGATTTTGTCAATGGTACACGCCTGGGCATAGGAGAAGTTTTTGGTAATGGCAGCTAGTAGTGGAATTCGTAATTCGGAATGCGCTACGCTTGTGAATTTTCGTAAAAACGGCAAGCCTTACAGGGGCCAGTGGGATTCACGGCACAGCGAATAATTTCCGAATTGGCATTATATTTACAACTGGCATCGCCAACTACCCAACGCCCAGCTACTAAACTTTTTTCTGATGGTATCTGGGCAGACTGGACGTAAAGGGCTATATTGTACAAACGGTAACGCCCGGATTTAAATTGATAGCGATGGCGGCGTTCTAAGACTGCGTAGGTTTTTCCCTCAAAATCGAGATAGTTGCCTGGTTGGGGTGTCCAATCAAGCTGGACTTTACCGAGGGAACGACGCGGATGCGTCAGAATCACCTCGGTTGGTAGAGAGTCTGGTTCCATAAGTTTATGTGATGTGATTTACATTATAAAAATAGTATCGCAGGAGCTTAATTTAGCTCACTCGATTCAGCTTATAATTAATGATTTACGATATTCGACTATTCGAGAGCGATCGCCTAAGAAGTCTCAAGGTTGGCTGAGAATTTCCTCTCAATTAGCGATGACCACTTCACGTATCTTTACAAATTTGCTGGAACTAAAAAGAGTTTGCCGAGTAATTACGCGGCTCGGATGTTGCTGATTTAGAGGGGAAGAGAGAGATCACCCAAAAGCAAATTTTTCCTAGTGCCTATTACATTGTTTGAAGTTATGTAGCCTTTTACTTACGGCGTATAAGCGACTGCGGTAAACTATGCCTTGATTATGATTCTTTTACAGAAAAGAACACTGGAAAGGAGCCGTTTTTT
Coding sequences within it:
- a CDS encoding DUF6464 family protein, which codes for MEPDSLPTEVILTHPRRSLGKVQLDWTPQPGNYLDFEGKTYAVLERRHRYQFKSGRYRLYNIALYVQSAQIPSEKSLVAGRWVVGDASCKYNANSEIIRCAVNPTGPCKACRFYENSQA
- the fmt gene encoding methionyl-tRNA formyltransferase, which produces MKVVFFGTPEFAIPTLEKLLLYPDFEVLAVVTQPDKRRERGNKMTPSPVKTVAIAHNLPVWQPERIKKDTPTLTQLKKLDADVFVVVAYGQILSQKILQMPKLGCVNVHGSILPKYRGAAPIQWCLYNGETETGITSMLMDAGMDTGAMLLKATTPIGLLDNADDLAQRLSVIGGDLLIETLLKLQRGEIQPVPQDHQAATYASLIQKQDYGLDWSKSAIKLHNQIRGFYPNCYATFRNQPLKITATIPLDADREELPPELEKIYQKLPDLANISGSPGEVVSIVKGVGAIAQTGEGLLLLREVQLPGKRPQSGWDFVNGTRLGIGEVFGNGS